A single window of Granulibacter bethesdensis DNA harbors:
- a CDS encoding AIDA repeat-containing protein, producing the protein MSQLIISSGQTSSGIVVDQSGSISQLAVENGGIAIGTIVQPRVTIYTESGGITSNSQIGTWGASLIFSGGIDRNATVSGFAAALSILEGGAANRTIIDGGARMYVYGYASEASIVSGTVDVSQGGSLDGADLIAGTVNVSRGGVATSTVIHNGAIEHVYTGGTAVSAVISRGGSLVIDSGGTIDGATSIVSGHLTLNNQAALASGFYISDFDSSDVIDINNLQFSSGNTSVTYTSGNNPTATITNGTDRFTLALRATLSGTEKLKTIADSDGSTLLVIRGNTVSVGNNTVSSGLLLKNDTSADYLNGIVMGGGIASATQVQSGSLLTVQYGGQAISTVLAQGGALDNYGATSGTIVSDSSTETIEGPGFHSLYSPIAISTMVQSGGSQIVHGTASSTQIENGGSQSVIGPSAIAQNTIISSGGILQAGGVAIWSSGGITSGTQVLNGGIERIYGPYSTSIPASYGAYATIVSSGGIQEIRGGGTAFNTTVLDGGVQHVMYDSSWRVGGIVSGTVISGAGTLIVDSGAKIKGAIGLSGTGSKIVLNSTDSYSSFLSIYGFSEGDSIDFNNISYSSNAQISYNSGELIVSASGIQYTLLLSQPQTDPGWQFVSYADQTDGSTLIKALNRYYYTSSGEVLSNFTLGADLSTSATQLFAAQNSIVQFTYISSGGIAHISNGASTNSNVILSGGSQIIEAGAYAISSQVSAGGIQSVTGIASNTQLYGAETVSGSSLDAAIFNSGVQIVANGGSVENTLVQSGGLQTLSEGGTATSVSIIDGGSQIVLSGGSSFFTTISEGGHLIISSGGLASTTTISGSGTIEVASGGLLSDTVYMAGSGSLLKIDAPSSLAANPLINGFDEGDRLDLGSINATAAGTLVSIDSTSANNDNISYLSVTSGQDTYRLRLSGDYTGWGVSSSSDAQDQSLLLTARRLGIIVTSAADSLSIGGSNPQNYMWVMGQSWSGNTQYTGFATSSTVGANGVQLVLGYAGQTDISSGGTQRVSAGGRAAASIIHSGGLQYVYQGGVASNSVIDGAGTLTIQNGGTLSGTLTMSGTGARLEIASPTALASGAQINGFSNGDIIDLNSLRYMQGSRTVSYDNTSHLLTISGSGQAYHLKLQGDYSGWAFSQTQDSGDGSTLITGRQENIIVSSGITSSSVLLDTSTVSSMLVMNGGIASGTTVNSGGMQIISSGGTAANTIVSGNGTLIVSSGGHLSGTIDMEGTGGLLQINDPAASQNAIIQGFSNGDYIDLNTLSYTSAVSATIDSATDRLTVTDGTTSYTLQLTGNYAAKRVAVIQDSDGSSKLAIEDSLTPTITGFNSSQSGTDQVPLSILSGVTVSQQSGEGITATVTITGASGTFTDPSLYGTVSADGKTFTISGSPAHVTNILNTLTFTQTAGQAATGQVSTSTINLNVTNNAGTTSRNGTIALKSALLPFADQFFTAVDPNTIITATATLGANAEGIYSHLGNGTLSADGKTYTVTGTVSQVSTALQQLAFSPLHPETVSLSPQIQTSASAPITIQNNTSTPRLLVGGASRDLIMGGSGADTLVSGPNGGTLTAGGHGSQLVGGGGSTNFVDNVGNTTIYGGQGQDTIEALGAGSKILTGQAGSQVQLIGDGNLAWSQGKDTIYAAGAANTVVGSNAGVFMTANNSTTFINGTGASTIVGNIQSIGTSTLFGGTGDLTYYAGNARALVILDSGNATVATGAANTTVFNGRGHLLYFGNTGYPDTSDTIEGGTGNITVWSGQNGYFKGGTAGSNLIQAGNNSTVTGGGNGDVLTSRGQNNILIAGSGQETLDGSQGSGTIMYAGTGDNTLIGNASQANAAVDLFVLNAGQAGAHYTIQNFHTWEDRIVLNGYGSADIDSAFTNAINTSAGKVFTLSDQSTITLLDVKTIERSAFG; encoded by the coding sequence AGGCGGCAGCCTGGACGGCGCTGACTTGATTGCAGGCACTGTCAATGTTTCCAGGGGTGGAGTTGCCACCTCCACCGTCATTCATAACGGTGCAATAGAGCATGTTTACACGGGTGGAACAGCGGTCAGCGCAGTCATCAGTCGTGGCGGTTCCCTGGTTATTGATTCAGGTGGGACTATTGATGGCGCAACCAGCATCGTCAGCGGACATCTGACCCTTAACAATCAGGCTGCTCTGGCAAGCGGGTTCTATATTTCAGATTTTGATTCTTCCGACGTCATCGACATCAATAATCTGCAATTCTCATCAGGCAATACATCTGTCACTTATACATCCGGCAACAATCCAACCGCCACCATAACAAATGGCACAGATCGCTTTACGCTCGCCCTAAGGGCCACTCTGAGCGGCACAGAAAAGCTGAAAACAATTGCGGATTCCGACGGTTCAACACTTCTCGTCATACGGGGGAATACCGTTTCTGTGGGCAACAATACGGTCTCAAGCGGATTGTTGCTGAAAAATGACACTAGCGCCGATTATCTCAACGGTATCGTTATGGGAGGCGGCATCGCCTCCGCCACACAGGTTCAAAGTGGAAGCCTGCTGACTGTCCAATATGGCGGACAAGCGATCAGCACCGTTCTGGCGCAAGGAGGCGCGCTCGACAATTACGGTGCTACATCCGGCACAATTGTCTCTGACAGCAGCACAGAAACCATTGAAGGGCCAGGCTTTCATTCGCTCTACAGCCCTATTGCCATCAGCACGATGGTCCAATCAGGTGGTTCCCAGATTGTTCATGGCACTGCGTCCAGCACTCAGATTGAAAACGGAGGCAGCCAAAGCGTCATAGGGCCATCGGCCATTGCACAAAACACCATTATCAGCAGTGGCGGCATTCTTCAGGCCGGCGGAGTTGCCATATGGTCCAGCGGAGGCATTACCAGCGGAACACAGGTTCTGAATGGCGGAATAGAACGCATTTACGGACCATACAGCACGTCAATCCCTGCCTCTTACGGTGCCTACGCAACAATCGTCAGCAGTGGCGGCATTCAGGAAATTCGTGGCGGAGGCACGGCTTTTAACACCACCGTTTTGGATGGCGGGGTGCAGCACGTCATGTATGATTCCAGCTGGCGTGTCGGCGGCATAGTATCGGGCACCGTGATCAGCGGGGCAGGAACTCTGATTGTTGATTCAGGAGCCAAGATAAAGGGAGCTATCGGCCTTTCTGGAACCGGATCCAAAATCGTTCTGAACAGTACAGACAGCTATTCTTCCTTCCTGAGCATATACGGATTCTCCGAGGGAGACAGCATTGATTTCAATAATATTTCCTACTCTTCCAATGCTCAGATCAGTTACAACTCAGGTGAGTTGATTGTTTCCGCTTCCGGCATTCAATACACCCTGCTTCTATCGCAGCCGCAGACAGATCCCGGCTGGCAATTTGTTTCTTATGCGGACCAAACAGATGGCAGCACACTGATCAAAGCTCTGAACCGTTATTATTATACGAGCTCTGGCGAAGTACTGAGCAATTTTACTCTGGGCGCCGATCTTTCCACGTCTGCCACGCAGCTTTTTGCCGCACAGAACAGCATAGTTCAGTTCACCTATATTTCCAGCGGTGGCATTGCCCATATCAGTAATGGTGCATCAACGAACAGTAACGTTATTCTTTCTGGTGGCAGCCAGATTATTGAAGCCGGAGCGTATGCAATATCGTCCCAGGTTTCTGCCGGCGGTATACAGAGTGTTACCGGAATCGCATCTAATACACAGCTCTATGGAGCGGAAACGGTTTCGGGTTCTTCATTGGATGCTGCTATTTTCAATAGTGGTGTACAAATTGTTGCCAACGGTGGCTCCGTAGAAAACACTCTTGTTCAAAGTGGTGGTCTCCAAACACTATCAGAAGGGGGAACCGCTACCAGCGTTTCCATTATAGATGGAGGCAGCCAGATTGTTCTTTCCGGTGGCTCATCATTCTTCACAACAATAAGCGAGGGCGGCCATCTGATTATCTCTTCAGGTGGGCTGGCTTCAACCACGACAATATCAGGCAGCGGGACCATTGAAGTCGCCAGCGGCGGTCTGTTAAGCGATACGGTTTATATGGCAGGCTCAGGCAGCCTGCTGAAAATAGATGCGCCTTCCTCTCTCGCCGCCAATCCGCTCATTAACGGGTTTGATGAAGGGGACAGGCTCGACCTTGGCTCTATCAATGCGACTGCGGCCGGAACACTCGTTTCTATCGATTCCACATCGGCCAACAACGATAATATCAGTTATCTGTCCGTCACCAGCGGTCAGGATACGTACCGGCTGCGCCTGTCCGGTGATTATACAGGCTGGGGCGTATCATCATCATCTGATGCTCAGGACCAGTCTCTTTTGCTGACGGCCCGTCGTCTTGGAATTATCGTGACGTCTGCCGCTGACAGCCTGTCTATCGGTGGCAGCAACCCACAGAATTATATGTGGGTTATGGGACAGAGCTGGAGCGGCAATACACAGTACACAGGCTTTGCAACCAGCAGCACTGTTGGAGCCAATGGTGTACAGCTTGTTCTTGGTTATGCCGGCCAGACAGATATTTCCAGCGGGGGAACGCAACGTGTTTCCGCAGGCGGAAGAGCCGCTGCCTCCATTATTCATAGTGGTGGTCTGCAATATGTCTATCAAGGTGGTGTTGCATCGAACTCGGTCATCGATGGAGCGGGTACGCTGACCATCCAGAATGGCGGCACACTTTCTGGAACCCTGACCATGAGCGGAACAGGGGCAAGGCTTGAGATTGCATCCCCCACAGCTCTGGCATCAGGCGCGCAGATCAATGGCTTCAGCAATGGCGACATCATCGACCTGAATTCACTTCGATACATGCAGGGCAGCAGAACGGTTTCTTATGATAATACCAGTCATTTGCTGACCATTTCCGGATCAGGACAAGCTTATCACCTCAAATTACAGGGTGATTACAGCGGCTGGGCCTTCAGCCAGACACAGGATAGCGGAGATGGAAGCACCCTGATCACCGGCCGTCAGGAAAATATCATTGTATCGTCAGGGATCACCTCCAGCAGCGTGTTGCTTGATACAAGTACGGTTTCATCGATGCTTGTGATGAACGGGGGGATCGCCAGCGGGACCACTGTCAATAGCGGAGGCATGCAGATAATCTCCTCCGGTGGCACAGCGGCCAATACGATTGTTTCCGGCAACGGAACCCTGATCGTCTCTTCAGGCGGCCATCTGTCCGGAACGATTGATATGGAGGGTACAGGCGGCCTGCTTCAAATCAATGATCCGGCGGCCAGTCAGAATGCAATCATCCAGGGCTTTTCCAATGGTGATTACATTGACCTCAACACCCTGTCCTATACCAGCGCCGTGTCAGCAACGATTGATAGCGCAACAGATCGTTTGACGGTCACCGACGGCACGACATCCTATACTCTGCAACTGACAGGCAATTATGCTGCCAAACGGGTTGCCGTGATCCAGGATTCCGACGGCTCATCCAAACTTGCTATCGAGGATTCACTGACACCAACAATCACAGGCTTTAATTCCAGCCAGTCCGGCACAGATCAGGTTCCGCTGTCCATTCTGTCGGGCGTGACCGTCTCCCAGCAGAGTGGAGAAGGTATAACAGCAACGGTCACCATCACTGGTGCCAGTGGCACATTTACTGACCCAAGCCTTTATGGAACTGTCAGCGCTGACGGGAAAACCTTTACTATTTCCGGCAGCCCGGCCCATGTCACCAACATTCTGAATACGCTTACATTCACACAGACAGCAGGGCAGGCTGCAACCGGGCAGGTTTCAACCTCAACAATTAACCTGAATGTGACGAATAACGCAGGCACGACATCCCGCAACGGAACAATCGCCTTGAAATCCGCTTTGCTGCCATTTGCAGATCAATTTTTTACTGCAGTGGATCCCAATACCATTATCACGGCCACAGCAACACTGGGAGCCAATGCTGAAGGAATCTACAGCCATCTGGGCAACGGCACGCTGAGCGCTGATGGAAAAACCTATACTGTTACCGGGACCGTCAGTCAGGTTTCGACAGCCCTTCAACAGCTTGCCTTCTCACCTCTTCATCCTGAAACCGTTTCGCTTTCTCCCCAGATTCAGACATCTGCGTCCGCGCCTATTACAATTCAGAACAACACATCTACTCCCCGCCTGCTGGTGGGGGGCGCTTCCCGTGATCTCATTATGGGAGGCAGTGGAGCGGATACGCTGGTCAGCGGACCAAACGGCGGTACACTGACTGCAGGTGGGCACGGGTCGCAGCTTGTTGGTGGAGGCGGAAGTACAAATTTTGTCGATAATGTTGGCAATACCACAATTTATGGCGGCCAGGGACAGGATACGATTGAAGCTCTTGGAGCAGGCAGCAAAATCCTGACCGGTCAAGCGGGTAGCCAAGTACAGCTCATCGGGGATGGCAATCTGGCCTGGAGCCAGGGTAAGGATACAATTTACGCGGCTGGTGCTGCCAATACCGTCGTTGGCAGCAATGCCGGCGTCTTTATGACGGCCAACAACTCTACGACTTTCATCAATGGAACAGGTGCCAGCACTATCGTAGGCAATATCCAGTCGATAGGTACATCAACACTGTTCGGCGGAACCGGTGATCTGACATATTATGCTGGCAATGCCCGCGCTCTGGTCATTCTGGATTCCGGCAATGCAACTGTTGCCACGGGAGCTGCCAACACGACCGTCTTTAATGGTAGGGGTCACCTGCTTTATTTTGGCAATACAGGCTACCCAGATACGTCCGATACGATCGAAGGTGGCACAGGCAATATAACCGTATGGAGTGGCCAGAATGGATATTTCAAGGGAGGCACCGCAGGTTCCAATCTTATCCAGGCAGGCAATAACTCAACAGTCACTGGTGGCGGCAACGGAGATGTTCTGACATCACGGGGCCAAAACAATATCCTGATTGCCGGCAGTGGTCAGGAGACACTGGACGGATCGCAAGGTTCCGGAACAATCATGTATGCTGGAACCGGCGATAACACGCTGATCGGCAATGCAAGCCAGGCTAATGCAGCTGTTGATCTGTTTGTTCTGAATGCGGGCCAGGCCGGTGCGCATTACACAATCCAGAATTTCCATACCTGGGAAGATCGCATTGTGCTGAACGGTTACGGGTCAGCAGATATTGATTCTGCCTTTACCAACGCCATCAATACATCTGCAGGCAAGGTATTTACCCTATCCGATCAAAGCACAATCACGCTTCTGGATGTGAAAACCATTGAAAGAAGCGCCTTTGGTTAA